A DNA window from Streptomyces sp. CA-278952 contains the following coding sequences:
- a CDS encoding TNT domain-containing protein encodes MHRIRTVLAALGITAGLISAPAASAAPGPARPAPAAERHEVCTGEFRGDARLGPKWLPNKRLAPVGPLLKGWQRTGDLTPNDFLKKYWEGPADTGSWKYPPNDGFAEVNGEIDKEPVKLRAGQRLDRFGSEYGGYLAPAGDAYAERALPPQNLNTRDAATPCDYRVYKVAKPFWVWQGGIAPWFEQPGGGQQIKLDAVFLDPGAGQRLNVKWLLDNAYLTPAGA; translated from the coding sequence ATGCACCGCATCCGTACCGTACTCGCCGCGCTCGGCATCACCGCCGGACTGATCTCCGCCCCGGCGGCGAGCGCCGCACCGGGGCCCGCCCGGCCCGCGCCCGCCGCCGAGCGTCATGAAGTCTGCACCGGAGAGTTCCGCGGCGACGCCCGCCTCGGTCCCAAGTGGCTGCCGAACAAGCGGCTCGCCCCGGTCGGTCCGCTCCTGAAGGGCTGGCAGCGCACCGGCGACCTCACGCCGAACGACTTCCTCAAGAAGTACTGGGAAGGGCCCGCGGACACCGGCAGTTGGAAGTACCCGCCCAACGACGGCTTCGCCGAGGTGAACGGCGAGATCGACAAGGAGCCCGTGAAGCTCCGCGCCGGCCAGCGCCTGGACCGCTTCGGCTCGGAGTACGGCGGCTACCTCGCCCCGGCGGGTGACGCCTACGCCGAGCGTGCCCTGCCCCCGCAGAACCTGAACACCCGTGACGCGGCCACCCCTTGCGACTACCGGGTCTACAAGGTCGCCAAGCCCTTCTGGGTCTGGCAGGGCGGCATCGCCCCGTGGTTCGAGCAGCCCGGCGGCGGCCAGCAGATCAAGCTCGACGCCGTGTTCCTCGACCCGGGCGCGGGGCAGCGGCTCAACGTGAAGTGGCTGCTGGACAACGCCTACCTGACGCCCGCGGGCGCGTAA
- a CDS encoding alpha/beta fold hydrolase, producing MPEPTPVTTPSARSADRAARPSALLPGATHRMVDVPGGRIHCVEQGTGPLVLLVHGFPESWYSWRHQLPALAAAGHRAVAIDVRGYGRSSAPAATDAYRMLAHVADNTAVVHALGEETATVVGHDWGSPIAANSALLRPDVFTAVALLSVPYAPRGGPRPTDGFAGVGGEEEFYVSYFQTPGRAEAEIEPDVRGWLAGFYAGLSGDITAPAGHPGLFFVPPGARMADRFPVGALPGWLEERDLDVYAEEFERTGLTGALNRYRNVDRDWEDLAAWDGAPVTQPSIFIGGALDASTTWMSDAIDAYPRTLPGLSAAHILEGCGHWIQQERPDEVNRLLTDWLHGPR from the coding sequence ATGCCGGAGCCCACCCCCGTAACCACGCCGTCCGCGCGTTCCGCAGACCGTGCCGCCCGACCCTCCGCCCTCCTGCCCGGCGCGACGCACCGGATGGTCGACGTCCCCGGCGGCCGGATCCACTGCGTCGAACAGGGCACGGGCCCCCTCGTGCTCCTGGTCCACGGCTTCCCCGAGTCCTGGTACTCCTGGCGCCACCAGCTCCCCGCCCTGGCCGCAGCGGGGCACCGTGCCGTCGCCATCGACGTACGCGGATACGGGCGTTCCTCCGCACCCGCCGCCACCGACGCCTACCGCATGCTCGCCCACGTCGCCGACAACACGGCCGTCGTCCACGCCCTCGGCGAGGAGACCGCCACGGTCGTCGGACACGACTGGGGCTCGCCCATCGCAGCGAACAGCGCCCTGCTCCGCCCGGACGTCTTCACGGCGGTCGCGCTGCTGAGCGTCCCGTACGCGCCCCGGGGAGGCCCCCGCCCCACCGACGGTTTCGCAGGCGTCGGAGGCGAGGAGGAGTTCTACGTCAGCTACTTCCAGACCCCCGGCCGCGCCGAGGCGGAGATCGAGCCGGACGTACGCGGCTGGCTCGCCGGCTTCTACGCGGGACTCTCCGGAGACATCACCGCCCCCGCAGGCCACCCCGGTCTCTTCTTCGTACCGCCGGGCGCGCGCATGGCCGACCGCTTCCCCGTCGGCGCGCTCCCCGGCTGGCTCGAGGAACGGGACCTCGACGTCTACGCCGAGGAGTTCGAACGCACCGGTCTGACCGGCGCCCTCAACCGCTACCGCAACGTCGACCGGGACTGGGAGGACCTCGCAGCCTGGGACGGAGCACCCGTCACCCAGCCCTCGATCTTCATCGGCGGCGCCCTTGACGCCTCCACCACATGGATGTCCGACGCCATCGACGCCTACCCGCGGACGCTCCCCGGCCTGTCCGCCGCCCACATCCTCGAAGGCTGCGGCCACTGGATCCAGCAGGAACGCCCCGACGAGGTCAACCGCCTGCTGACCGACTGGCTGCACGGCCCGCGCTGA
- a CDS encoding mycothiol transferase, translated as MNTAGMLAEAFDRVGEAVHAAVEGLTPDDLNARVDAGANSISWLVWHLTRVQDDHIAEAAGTGQIWHTEGWADIFGLPFDEAATGYGHSTDEVAAVRVDSADSLLGYFDAVHERTLEFVAGLEGHALDRIVDEDWSPPVTLGVRLISVIAEDLQHAGQAAYVRGMLERA; from the coding sequence ATGAATACAGCAGGCATGCTGGCCGAAGCGTTCGACCGGGTCGGGGAAGCGGTCCACGCGGCGGTCGAAGGACTCACGCCCGACGACCTCAACGCCCGCGTCGACGCGGGGGCGAACTCCATCTCCTGGCTGGTCTGGCATCTCACCCGCGTCCAGGACGACCACATCGCCGAGGCCGCCGGAACCGGACAGATCTGGCACACCGAAGGCTGGGCGGACATCTTCGGACTGCCGTTCGACGAGGCGGCCACCGGCTACGGGCACAGCACCGACGAGGTCGCCGCCGTCCGCGTGGACTCCGCCGATTCCCTCCTCGGCTACTTCGACGCCGTGCACGAGCGGACCCTGGAATTCGTCGCCGGGCTGGAGGGCCACGCCCTCGACCGGATCGTCGACGAGGACTGGTCGCCCCCGGTGACGCTCGGTGTCCGGCTGATCAGCGTCATCGCCGAGGATCTCCAGCACGCGGGCCAGGCCGCCTACGTCCGAGGGATGCTGGAACGCGCCTGA
- the lepB gene encoding signal peptidase I translates to MGRAGTQRSRTRKNRPFWVELPLLIGVALVLALLIKTFLVQAFSIPSDSMQNTLQRGDRVLVDKLTPWFGSEPERGEVIVFHDPSNWLAGVPVDPPNTVQKVLSFVGVMPSAEEKDLIKRVIGVGGDTVECEGDGPVKVNGTALDEPYVFPGNTPCSNDEDGGRFKVTVPEGKIWVMGDHRQASADSRYHQDDPNQGMVPVDEVVGRAVVIAWPVGRWSTLPVPGTFDNVPDKPRGPATR, encoded by the coding sequence ATGGGGCGGGCAGGCACACAGCGGTCGAGGACACGGAAGAACCGGCCGTTCTGGGTGGAGCTGCCGCTCCTCATCGGCGTCGCCCTGGTGCTGGCGCTGCTCATCAAGACGTTCCTGGTGCAGGCCTTCTCCATTCCCTCGGACTCCATGCAGAACACCCTTCAGCGGGGCGACCGGGTCCTCGTGGACAAGCTGACCCCCTGGTTCGGATCGGAGCCGGAGCGCGGTGAGGTGATCGTCTTCCACGACCCGTCCAACTGGCTCGCGGGCGTGCCCGTGGACCCGCCCAACACCGTGCAGAAGGTCCTGAGCTTCGTCGGCGTGATGCCCTCCGCCGAGGAGAAGGACCTCATCAAGCGGGTCATCGGCGTCGGAGGCGACACGGTCGAGTGCGAGGGCGACGGGCCGGTGAAGGTCAACGGCACCGCCCTGGACGAGCCGTACGTCTTCCCGGGCAACACCCCTTGCAGCAACGACGAGGACGGCGGCCGGTTCAAGGTCACCGTGCCCGAAGGCAAGATCTGGGTGATGGGGGACCACCGACAGGCCTCCGCGGACTCCCGCTACCACCAGGACGACCCGAACCAGGGGATGGTCCCGGTCGACGAGGTCGTCGGCAGGGCTGTCGTCATCGCCTGGCCGGTCGGCCGCTGGAGCACCCTGCCGGTGCCGGGAACCTTCGACAACGTGCCCGACAAGCCCCGGGGCCCCGCAACTCGCTGA
- a CDS encoding protein-tyrosine phosphatase family protein translates to MIETWNTADPAVLALPSGRLVRGRGLRRPLPAGPEPDFAVYLLGRTPPPVAWESRWLRWPDFRLPADRAAARELLHEVWERSAGTRVEVACGGGMGRTGTALACLAVLDGVPADEAVAFVRDGYHPRAVETPWQRRYVRNFAQR, encoded by the coding sequence GTGATCGAGACGTGGAACACCGCCGACCCGGCCGTCCTGGCCCTCCCCTCCGGACGGCTCGTACGCGGCCGGGGACTGCGCAGGCCCTTGCCGGCAGGCCCCGAACCGGACTTCGCCGTCTACCTCCTCGGGCGTACCCCGCCCCCGGTCGCCTGGGAGTCCAGGTGGCTGCGGTGGCCGGACTTCCGGCTCCCGGCGGACCGGGCGGCGGCCCGGGAGCTCCTCCACGAGGTGTGGGAGCGGTCCGCCGGGACGCGGGTCGAGGTGGCGTGCGGCGGCGGAATGGGCCGCACCGGCACGGCGCTGGCCTGCCTCGCCGTCCTGGACGGGGTGCCCGCCGACGAGGCGGTGGCGTTCGTGCGCGACGGCTATCACCCGCGGGCGGTGGAGACGCCCTGGCAGCGCCGCTACGTACGGAACTTCGCGCAGCGCTGA
- a CDS encoding HPr family phosphocarrier protein, whose amino-acid sequence MHRQTVAIASRSGLHARPASLFVQAAARQPVKVTIAREGRDPVEARSMLAVLALAATHGETVELSAEGDGARAAIEELAELLARDLDAT is encoded by the coding sequence ATGCACCGGCAGACCGTCGCCATAGCCTCCCGCAGCGGGCTCCACGCCCGTCCGGCGTCCCTGTTCGTCCAGGCCGCCGCCCGTCAGCCGGTCAAGGTGACCATCGCCCGTGAGGGTCGCGACCCGGTCGAGGCCCGCAGCATGCTGGCGGTGCTGGCCCTGGCCGCCACGCACGGCGAGACCGTGGAGCTCAGCGCCGAGGGCGACGGAGCGCGGGCGGCGATCGAGGAGCTGGCCGAGCTGCTCGCGCGGGATCTCGACGCCACCTGA
- a CDS encoding PTS fructose transporter subunit IIABC: protein MSELITAELVDLDLSANTKDAAARSLAERMVAAHRVTDLEGFLADVAAREAQMPTGLDGGIGIPHCRSEHVSAPTLAFGRSGAGIDFGAADGPADLIFLIAAPAGADDDHLTILSGLARRLMDAEFTAALRAGTDPRTVAALIRGEEPPKESQEQEQEQEQAKTETETEAAVAAASTPFRIVAVTSCPTGIAHTYMAAESLAAAGRAEGVEVTVETQGSAGFKKLDPAVVAAADAVIWAHDVEVREKSRFRGKPLVDVGVKAGINRPAELIAEARRKAERGEIAAVSEDGGGADTGGGQESSADHAHFGVRLRTYLMSGVSYMVPFVAAGGLLIALSFAIGGYEIASAKSVADHFVWGEADSWAALLNQIGSAAFGFLVPVLAGYIAYGMADRPALVPGFVGGAIALTVNAGFLGGLVAGLLAGAVVMAIQRVPVHATLRGIMPVLVIPLIASATVGFLMFIVVGKPIASLQNALTDWLNGLSGSNAVILGVVLGLMMCFDMGGPLNKVAYAFAVGGLADPTPGSLKVMAAVMAAGMVPPLAMALATTVRKRLFTKTERENGRAAWVLGASFITEGAIPFAAADPLRVIPSVMAGGAVTGALSMAFGATLRAPHGGVFVVPLIGEPFLYLLAIAAGTLVATALVVLLKGARRAAPEAAGDAGPASPDGSRVTVAA from the coding sequence ATGAGTGAGCTGATCACCGCGGAACTGGTCGACCTCGATCTGTCCGCCAACACGAAGGACGCCGCCGCGAGGTCGCTCGCCGAGCGGATGGTGGCCGCGCACCGCGTCACCGATCTCGAAGGCTTCCTGGCCGACGTCGCCGCCCGAGAGGCGCAGATGCCGACCGGCCTCGACGGCGGCATCGGCATCCCGCACTGCCGCAGCGAACACGTGAGCGCCCCGACGCTGGCCTTCGGGCGCAGCGGGGCGGGCATCGACTTCGGGGCGGCCGACGGTCCGGCCGACCTGATCTTCCTCATCGCGGCCCCGGCCGGGGCCGACGACGACCACCTCACCATCCTGTCGGGCCTGGCCCGCAGGCTGATGGACGCGGAGTTCACCGCCGCCCTGCGCGCCGGAACGGATCCGCGGACGGTGGCCGCGCTGATCCGGGGCGAGGAGCCGCCGAAGGAGAGCCAGGAGCAGGAACAGGAGCAGGAACAGGCGAAGACGGAGACGGAGACGGAAGCCGCAGTAGCCGCCGCGAGCACCCCCTTCCGGATCGTCGCCGTCACCTCCTGCCCCACCGGCATCGCCCACACCTACATGGCGGCCGAGTCCCTGGCCGCGGCGGGCCGCGCCGAGGGGGTCGAGGTGACCGTGGAGACCCAGGGTTCGGCCGGCTTCAAGAAGCTGGACCCCGCCGTCGTCGCGGCGGCGGACGCCGTGATCTGGGCGCACGACGTGGAGGTCCGGGAGAAGTCCCGCTTCCGCGGCAAGCCGCTGGTCGACGTCGGGGTCAAAGCGGGCATCAACCGGCCCGCCGAGCTGATCGCCGAGGCCCGCCGCAAGGCGGAGCGCGGGGAGATCGCCGCCGTGTCCGAGGACGGCGGCGGCGCGGACACCGGGGGCGGGCAGGAATCCTCTGCGGATCACGCGCACTTCGGCGTCCGGCTCCGTACGTATCTGATGTCCGGCGTGAGCTACATGGTGCCGTTCGTCGCGGCGGGCGGTCTTCTGATCGCCCTGTCGTTCGCCATCGGCGGCTACGAGATAGCGAGCGCCAAGTCGGTCGCCGACCACTTCGTCTGGGGTGAGGCGGACAGCTGGGCCGCGCTGCTCAACCAGATCGGCTCGGCGGCCTTCGGGTTCCTGGTCCCGGTGCTGGCCGGGTACATCGCGTACGGGATGGCGGACCGGCCGGCGCTGGTGCCCGGGTTCGTCGGCGGGGCCATCGCGCTCACGGTGAACGCCGGATTCCTCGGAGGTCTGGTCGCCGGCCTGCTGGCCGGTGCGGTGGTGATGGCCATCCAGCGGGTCCCGGTCCACGCGACCCTGCGCGGCATCATGCCGGTCCTGGTGATCCCCCTGATCGCGTCGGCGACCGTGGGGTTCCTGATGTTCATCGTGGTGGGCAAGCCCATCGCCTCACTGCAGAACGCGCTCACGGACTGGCTGAACGGACTGTCGGGCTCCAACGCGGTGATCCTCGGCGTCGTTCTCGGGCTGATGATGTGCTTCGACATGGGCGGCCCGCTGAACAAGGTGGCGTACGCCTTCGCGGTCGGCGGTCTCGCCGACCCGACGCCGGGCAGCCTCAAGGTGATGGCCGCGGTCATGGCGGCCGGGATGGTGCCGCCGCTGGCGATGGCGCTGGCCACCACCGTACGCAAGAGGCTGTTCACGAAGACGGAGCGCGAGAACGGCCGGGCGGCCTGGGTGCTGGGCGCCTCGTTCATCACGGAGGGCGCGATCCCGTTCGCCGCCGCCGATCCGCTGCGGGTCATTCCGTCGGTGATGGCGGGCGGCGCGGTCACCGGCGCCCTGTCGATGGCTTTCGGCGCGACCCTGCGCGCTCCGCACGGCGGCGTCTTCGTCGTCCCGCTGATCGGCGAGCCGTTCCTCTATCTGCTCGCCATCGCCGCCGGGACGCTGGTGGCGACCGCGCTCGTCGTCCTGCTCAAGGGTGCGCGGAGGGCGGCGCCGGAGGCTGCCGGTGACGCGGGGCCCGCGAGCCCCGACGGCTCCCGGGTCACCGTCGCCGCCTGA
- the pfkB gene encoding 1-phosphofructokinase, translating to MILTVTPNPSLDRTYELPGLTRGSVLRATADRVDPGGKGVNVSRAVAAAGHRTLAVAPMGGPEGALLTRLLGDLGIEAVGVPIAGNTRINVTLVEPDGTLTKVNAAGPELSPAEAEDVLEAVRGHSAAADWVACCGSLPRGLPPQWYAELVERSHRAGARIALDTSGAALTAALDRGPDVIKPNAQELAEAVGRPLATVGDALKAAEELRERGARSVLASLGADGQLLVEASGAYFATAPVAAVRSNVGAGDASLAGFLAAGGQGPEALTSAVAHGAAAVQLAGSLMPTPADLDLPSVVTTSDVPLDRALTEPAP from the coding sequence ATGATCCTCACCGTCACCCCCAACCCCAGCCTGGACCGCACCTACGAGCTGCCCGGGCTGACCCGCGGCAGCGTGCTGCGTGCCACGGCGGACCGTGTCGATCCGGGCGGCAAGGGAGTCAACGTCTCCCGCGCGGTCGCGGCGGCGGGACACCGCACCCTCGCCGTCGCCCCGATGGGCGGCCCGGAGGGCGCGCTGCTCACCCGGCTGCTCGGCGACCTGGGCATCGAGGCGGTCGGCGTGCCGATCGCCGGGAACACCCGGATCAACGTCACACTCGTCGAACCCGACGGCACCCTTACCAAGGTCAACGCGGCGGGCCCCGAGCTGAGTCCGGCCGAGGCGGAGGACGTCCTGGAAGCGGTACGGGGCCACTCGGCCGCCGCCGACTGGGTCGCCTGCTGCGGGAGCCTGCCGCGCGGACTGCCGCCGCAGTGGTACGCGGAGCTGGTCGAGCGGAGCCACCGGGCCGGCGCGCGGATCGCGCTGGACACCTCCGGAGCGGCGCTGACCGCAGCCCTGGACCGGGGGCCGGACGTGATCAAGCCCAATGCCCAAGAGCTCGCCGAGGCCGTCGGCCGGCCGCTCGCCACGGTGGGCGACGCGCTGAAGGCCGCCGAGGAGCTGCGGGAGCGCGGGGCCAGGTCGGTGCTGGCGAGCCTGGGCGCCGACGGGCAGTTGCTCGTCGAGGCGTCGGGTGCGTACTTCGCCACCGCGCCGGTCGCCGCTGTGCGCAGCAATGTCGGCGCCGGGGACGCCTCCCTGGCCGGTTTTCTGGCAGCGGGCGGGCAGGGCCCGGAAGCTCTCACCTCGGCCGTCGCCCACGGTGCCGCGGCCGTGCAGCTGGCCGGAAGCCTCATGCCCACCCCGGCCGACCTGGATCTCCCGTCGGTCGTGACGACGTCCGACGTGCCGCTGGACCGCGCGCTGACGGAGCCCGCTCCATGA
- a CDS encoding DeoR/GlpR family DNA-binding transcription regulator: MYAPERQQEILRLAQESGRVDVLSLAEEFQVTAETVRRDLKTLDRAGLLRRVHGGAIPVGRLDFEPDLAERDAVAADEKDRIAQAALAELPADGNVIVDAGTTTARLAAAVPVDATLTVVTHALPVAARLADHPGIALHLVGGRVRHRTRAAVDAWALGSYAEINADVVFLATNGFSPDSGLTTPDLAEAAVKRAVIKAARRVVLLADSGKFGQEHFARFGDLTDVDLLITDTGLSPDDARSIESRGTEVVRA, translated from the coding sequence ATGTACGCACCGGAGCGTCAGCAGGAGATCCTCCGCCTCGCCCAGGAGAGCGGGCGGGTCGACGTGCTGTCCCTGGCCGAGGAGTTCCAGGTGACGGCCGAGACCGTCCGGCGCGACCTCAAGACCCTGGACCGGGCGGGGCTGCTGCGCCGGGTGCACGGTGGGGCGATCCCCGTCGGGCGGCTCGACTTCGAGCCCGACCTCGCCGAACGCGACGCCGTCGCCGCCGACGAGAAGGACCGCATCGCCCAGGCCGCCCTCGCCGAACTGCCCGCCGACGGCAATGTGATCGTGGACGCCGGGACGACGACCGCACGGCTCGCCGCCGCCGTACCGGTCGACGCGACGCTGACCGTGGTGACGCATGCCCTGCCGGTGGCCGCCCGTCTCGCCGACCACCCCGGCATCGCGCTGCATCTGGTGGGCGGCCGGGTCCGGCACCGCACCCGCGCGGCGGTCGACGCCTGGGCGCTGGGTTCGTACGCCGAGATCAACGCCGACGTGGTCTTCCTCGCCACCAACGGCTTCTCCCCCGACAGCGGCCTGACCACGCCCGACCTCGCCGAGGCCGCGGTGAAGCGGGCCGTGATCAAGGCGGCCCGCCGGGTCGTCCTGCTCGCCGACTCCGGCAAGTTCGGTCAGGAGCACTTCGCCCGCTTCGGCGATCTCACCGACGTGGACCTGCTCATCACCGACACGGGCCTCAGCCCCGACGACGCCCGCTCCATCGAGAGCCGGGGCACGGAAGTAGTACGCGCATGA
- a CDS encoding DUF6296 family protein: MVHTECYELIFELSGAADDVVRVRLTDRLGAGGFPVYEDETGIVRAEISDRGEVRMLASGGHQVPGTPLLARPLSEDTPPTP, from the coding sequence ATGGTGCACACCGAGTGTTACGAACTCATCTTCGAGCTGTCCGGAGCCGCGGACGACGTGGTCCGCGTACGGCTCACCGACCGGCTGGGGGCCGGCGGGTTCCCGGTGTACGAGGACGAGACGGGGATCGTGCGCGCCGAGATCAGCGACCGGGGCGAGGTCCGCATGCTCGCCAGCGGCGGCCACCAGGTCCCCGGCACTCCCCTGCTGGCCCGCCCCCTGAGCGAGGACACACCCCCAACGCCGTGA
- a CDS encoding PepSY domain-containing protein has translation MNSASSRSRTLKTVGALGMAAATAVLMTGCGQSSDSATSAATSEAAKVVPQKQTTSPSASAQLTEDQQERKKVLDATKVTFDDAATTAAGEVAGGKLVDLDLEGVDDDDNDQSPSPTGSGSPTGSASPTGSASPTGTASPSGTGTSSPSASPGSEGPVWVAEVAEKDGTVHTVRINAVDGKVIEARVDADQDADDKKQTADRLAQATQTPQQAAKVATEKKKGTVTSVGLDDNEGGGVVWQVDVVGSDWKKTTFDVDAKNDTIVREETDND, from the coding sequence ATGAACAGTGCCTCCTCCCGTTCCCGCACCCTCAAGACGGTCGGCGCCCTCGGCATGGCCGCCGCCACGGCCGTTCTGATGACCGGATGCGGTCAGAGCTCGGACAGCGCGACGAGTGCGGCCACCTCCGAAGCCGCGAAGGTCGTCCCGCAGAAGCAGACGACGTCGCCCTCGGCCAGTGCCCAGCTGACCGAGGACCAGCAGGAGCGGAAGAAGGTGCTCGACGCCACGAAGGTCACCTTCGACGACGCCGCCACCACCGCCGCCGGCGAGGTGGCCGGGGGCAAGCTGGTCGATCTGGACCTGGAGGGTGTGGACGACGACGACAACGACCAGAGCCCCAGCCCGACGGGATCCGGCAGCCCCACGGGTTCCGCCAGTCCGACCGGTTCGGCCAGCCCGACCGGCACCGCGAGCCCGAGCGGAACCGGCACGTCCAGCCCGAGCGCGAGCCCGGGCTCCGAGGGCCCGGTCTGGGTCGCGGAGGTCGCGGAGAAGGACGGCACGGTCCACACCGTCCGGATCAACGCGGTCGACGGCAAGGTGATCGAGGCCCGGGTCGACGCGGATCAGGACGCGGACGACAAGAAGCAGACGGCCGACCGGCTCGCCCAGGCCACCCAGACCCCGCAGCAGGCCGCCAAGGTCGCCACCGAGAAGAAGAAGGGGACGGTGACCTCCGTCGGCCTCGACGACAACGAGGGTGGCGGCGTCGTCTGGCAGGTCGACGTGGTCGGCTCGGACTGGAAGAAGACGACCTTCGACGTGGACGCCAAGAACGACACCATCGTCCGCGAGGAGACCGACAACGACTGA
- a CDS encoding serine hydrolase domain-containing protein, whose product MSGPAHAGGDGGDGPHGPVDPELRRGLQALVDTPGGPPGAIAVLTAGDRSEVYRAGTSQLGTGRPPRTTDHMRIASTAKAFSGSVALQLAERGALRLDDTLGRRLPRLPAAWHRVTLRQLLNHTSGLPDYTEAPTFIAELTADPRRRFDSRRLLDYVAGDPLRFEPGSAYHYSNSDNIAVALMAEAVTGQRYEKLLAEFVYRPLALRDTSLPQGYRLPEPYLHGYAVDPPDAPEDVSTVLGASGVWASGGIVSTPRDLGAFIRGYAGGLGLGPEVRRQQLSFVEGSSEPAGPGRNRAGLAVFSYTTRCGTVYGHTGNFPGYTQFAAGTKDGKRSLTVSLTSQVNSSTNPRLLAGLRELQEDFVCRLLDRRKPGTAHERP is encoded by the coding sequence ATGTCCGGCCCGGCCCACGCAGGCGGGGACGGCGGCGACGGCCCGCACGGGCCGGTCGACCCCGAGCTGCGGCGGGGGCTCCAGGCGCTCGTGGACACTCCGGGAGGGCCGCCCGGCGCCATCGCCGTCCTCACGGCGGGCGACCGGAGCGAGGTGTACCGGGCGGGTACGTCGCAGCTCGGTACCGGGCGTCCGCCCAGGACCACCGACCACATGCGGATCGCCAGCACGGCGAAGGCCTTCAGCGGCTCGGTCGCCCTGCAACTGGCCGAGCGGGGCGCCCTCCGACTCGACGACACACTCGGCCGGCGGCTGCCCCGGCTCCCCGCCGCCTGGCACCGGGTGACGCTCCGCCAGCTCCTCAACCACACCAGCGGGCTGCCCGACTACACCGAGGCCCCGACCTTCATCGCCGAGCTGACGGCCGACCCACGCCGACGCTTCGACTCGCGCCGCCTGCTGGACTACGTCGCCGGGGACCCGCTGCGGTTCGAGCCGGGCTCGGCGTACCACTACTCCAACTCCGACAACATCGCCGTGGCGCTGATGGCCGAGGCAGTCACCGGACAGCGGTACGAGAAGCTCCTCGCCGAGTTCGTGTACCGGCCGCTCGCCCTGCGCGACACCAGCCTCCCGCAGGGCTACCGGCTGCCCGAACCCTATCTGCACGGCTATGCGGTGGACCCTCCGGACGCACCCGAGGACGTCAGCACGGTACTCGGCGCGTCGGGCGTGTGGGCGTCGGGCGGCATCGTCTCCACCCCCCGGGACCTGGGGGCCTTCATCCGCGGCTACGCCGGAGGGCTGGGCCTCGGCCCCGAGGTCCGCCGGCAGCAGCTGTCCTTCGTGGAAGGCAGCTCCGAACCGGCCGGCCCGGGGCGCAACAGGGCCGGTCTCGCGGTGTTCTCGTACACGACGCGCTGCGGCACCGTGTACGGCCACACCGGTAACTTCCCCGGCTACACGCAGTTCGCCGCGGGGACCAAGGACGGCAAACGATCGCTGACCGTCTCCCTCACCTCCCAGGTGAACAGCTCGACGAACCCCCGGCTGCTGGCCGGGCTCCGCGAACTCCAGGAAGACTTCGTCTGCCGGCTGCTCGACCGCCGGAAGCCGGGAACCGCGCACGAGAGGCCATAG
- a CDS encoding GNAT family N-acetyltransferase, which produces MTSINRLRPDHAEALLAFERENRAYFAASIPDRGDDYFAAFAERHRELLADQDAGLLHFHVIEDDDGGVLGRINLVEVREGSAELGYRIAEKAAGRGLATWAVQQVCVLAVREYGLTELRAETTLDNTGSRAVLARSGFEPLEDVMFGDRPGRRYVLELSGGAPPAH; this is translated from the coding sequence ATGACGTCCATCAACAGGCTCCGTCCCGACCACGCCGAGGCTCTGCTCGCCTTCGAGCGAGAGAACCGGGCCTACTTCGCCGCGTCCATTCCCGACCGGGGCGACGACTACTTCGCCGCGTTCGCCGAGCGGCACCGTGAGCTGCTCGCCGACCAGGACGCGGGGCTGCTCCACTTCCACGTCATCGAGGACGACGACGGCGGCGTCCTGGGCCGGATCAACCTCGTCGAGGTGCGGGAGGGTTCGGCCGAGCTGGGCTATCGCATAGCGGAGAAGGCCGCGGGACGCGGGCTGGCCACCTGGGCGGTCCAGCAGGTCTGCGTCCTGGCGGTCCGGGAGTACGGGCTCACCGAACTGCGCGCGGAGACGACGCTGGACAACACGGGATCGCGCGCGGTGCTGGCGCGGTCGGGGTTCGAGCCGCTGGAGGACGTCATGTTCGGCGACCGTCCCGGGCGGCGGTACGTCCTGGAGCTGAGCGGGGGCGCTCCCCCGGCCCACTGA